In Burkholderia sp. WP9, a genomic segment contains:
- a CDS encoding site-specific integrase — translation MFFQLEAEYETVTANGIRYAKNKYLKFVTETNAYYDDLESDKRFYLTAHWEADALIRFNKWLNAQALASKTRYSIYKSVRQVMDMAYALRVIDTVVYHAPMFKGVSETKQRSAYAEDEQEVINAAVARWIGLANSALNGYTPTGAGIPYRKREMAFPPLELDGRHYGISEAAEQFGIAPGTLSHRIRQGWSFCQAIGLSPRPSSKGLPTALSVEDITYNSISAAGNAYGISSSVVAVRLRLGFTPEQSVGIEPLYVRKNDDRALLWMFENEFGCDALAMYEDFSRVRNRLTAVCTMKRLSTLFIRWGVWPHVDDRIIMPLALELSMLTGLNVEALKELQVDSYQKEHTLTRQPVIIYHKRRSGSSTRSEDRELHLEVLEMEEHYLADSVVERVEKVVGLVLALTSKIRNDAPPEIARRLFIFEDVERSRREGNRAVVAIEPKRKVRTWYGRFCSGEGLYRLYGRGFNFNLARCRPTLATNLVLAGASMFEVQVALGHEGIATTATYLDSQGLQPVFNRTVSEALQRIAQRSKEHMKTDQTVAQATKPRMTASSDGFLETLSGCGCRDPYNPSANVRAVTKHVEGSPCAHWNMCIRCDSSIVTEKSLPKLMVYQGRVNTALHEDSPAIQGRKELYKDTVKLIDGLLEPDVVFPASVLRSAEHMAATMDDLLVDHLIYQGI, via the coding sequence ATGTTCTTCCAACTCGAAGCCGAATACGAGACAGTGACCGCGAACGGAATTCGTTACGCAAAGAACAAGTACTTGAAGTTCGTAACTGAAACCAACGCATATTACGACGACCTGGAGTCCGACAAACGCTTCTATCTCACCGCTCACTGGGAAGCCGATGCTTTAATCCGTTTCAACAAGTGGTTGAACGCGCAGGCACTAGCGAGCAAGACGCGTTACAGCATCTATAAGTCAGTCCGGCAAGTTATGGACATGGCCTATGCGCTTCGAGTCATCGACACGGTGGTCTATCATGCACCGATGTTTAAAGGTGTGTCAGAGACGAAGCAGAGGTCAGCCTACGCCGAAGACGAACAGGAAGTCATCAACGCAGCGGTCGCTCGGTGGATTGGCTTGGCTAATAGCGCTCTCAATGGTTATACGCCTACAGGTGCAGGCATTCCGTATCGCAAACGCGAGATGGCCTTTCCGCCCCTTGAGCTAGACGGTAGACACTACGGAATATCCGAAGCTGCCGAGCAGTTCGGGATTGCACCTGGAACGCTTTCACATCGAATTCGTCAGGGCTGGAGTTTTTGCCAGGCCATCGGATTGTCACCCCGCCCTTCATCAAAGGGTTTGCCCACTGCACTTTCAGTCGAAGATATTACGTACAACAGCATCAGCGCTGCGGGTAATGCATATGGCATTAGTAGTTCAGTCGTCGCCGTCCGATTGCGCCTTGGTTTCACTCCGGAACAGAGCGTTGGAATTGAGCCCCTTTATGTACGAAAAAACGATGACCGAGCGCTCCTGTGGATGTTCGAAAACGAGTTCGGCTGTGACGCGCTTGCGATGTATGAGGATTTTTCTCGTGTGCGGAATCGCCTGACGGCTGTCTGCACGATGAAGCGCCTGTCGACCCTCTTCATCCGATGGGGCGTCTGGCCTCATGTAGATGACCGGATAATCATGCCACTCGCTTTAGAGCTTAGTATGTTGACAGGCTTGAATGTCGAGGCGCTAAAGGAACTACAGGTCGATTCTTACCAGAAGGAACACACGCTCACTAGACAACCAGTCATTATCTACCACAAGCGGCGGTCCGGTAGTTCGACTCGCTCGGAGGATAGAGAGCTGCATTTGGAAGTGCTGGAAATGGAAGAGCACTATCTTGCTGATTCGGTTGTCGAGCGGGTTGAGAAGGTAGTCGGTCTTGTTCTCGCTCTCACATCGAAAATCAGAAATGACGCCCCTCCAGAAATTGCCCGGCGACTCTTCATTTTTGAGGACGTCGAACGCTCCCGAAGAGAGGGTAATCGTGCGGTCGTGGCGATAGAGCCCAAACGCAAGGTGCGGACTTGGTACGGGCGGTTCTGCTCCGGCGAAGGTCTATATCGCCTGTACGGCCGAGGCTTTAATTTCAATCTTGCACGGTGCCGCCCAACCCTTGCGACCAATCTGGTTCTGGCGGGGGCCAGCATGTTTGAGGTGCAGGTAGCGCTGGGACATGAAGGCATCGCGACTACCGCAACTTATCTGGATAGCCAGGGACTGCAACCTGTATTTAACCGCACCGTCTCGGAAGCTCTTCAGCGCATAGCCCAACGCTCCAAAGAACATATGAAGACCGACCAGACAGTCGCACAGGCTACGAAGCCTCGTATGACCGCGAGTTCGGACGGTTTCCTCGAAACCCTTTCCGGTTGCGGCTGCCGAGACCCTTACAATCCGAGCGCGAACGTGCGTGCTGTCACAAAGCATGTTGAGGGCTCCCCCTGTGCGCACTGGAACATGTGCATACGGTGCGACAGCTCAATCGTCACCGAAAAATCTCTCCCCAAGCTCATGGTCTATCAGGGGCGGGTCAATACGGCACTTCATGAAGACTCTCCCGCAATCCAAGGCAGGAAAGAGCTATATAAGGACACAGTCAAGCTCATTGACGGTCTCTTGGAGCCCGACGTGGTGTTTCCTGCATCGGTATTGCGGAGCGCCGAGCATATGGCGGCGACCATGGATGACCTGCTTGTGGACCATTTGATTTACCAAGGTATCTAG
- a CDS encoding MFS transporter — protein sequence MPPSAASTFPAHSTGLRDADPHDRRAARVLAVCQALYTSSVSIDLTLTGLVGYTLAEDKALATLPFSLITVAAALTTIFASFLMARIGRRAGFVLGAGVGALGGAVSVWAIFHHSFWLFCAGTATVGVFQAFAQYYRLAAADAVGIEDKSRAISTVLAGGVVAAVCGPLLAAWSKDWLAPVAFAGSYALVTVLGLVSVALLALLYRDAAPAVSTAASHEAARPLGEIVRQPIFAAALANNALGYAVMMFVMTATPIAALACGHTIGDGAAIIQWHLVGMFAPSLFSARLIKRFGVLPVIGVGIALSALCGVLALRSTDLPHFYAALACLGVGWNFMFVGGSTLLAQSYRPSERAKTQAASEFTTFAFSALGSLFAGQLLARFGWATINAAIFPLLGAAGLATLGYAWSRRRQVAGEMS from the coding sequence ATGCCACCGTCCGCCGCTTCCACCTTTCCCGCCCACTCCACCGGCCTGCGCGACGCCGATCCGCACGACCGCCGCGCCGCACGCGTGCTGGCCGTATGCCAGGCGCTGTACACCTCATCCGTATCGATCGATCTGACGTTGACCGGCCTCGTGGGCTACACGCTCGCCGAGGACAAAGCCCTCGCGACGCTGCCGTTCTCCCTGATTACCGTCGCCGCCGCGCTGACGACGATCTTCGCGTCTTTCCTGATGGCGCGCATTGGCCGGCGCGCGGGTTTCGTGCTGGGCGCGGGCGTCGGTGCGCTCGGCGGCGCGGTTTCCGTATGGGCGATCTTTCACCACAGTTTCTGGCTTTTTTGCGCCGGCACGGCGACGGTCGGCGTATTCCAGGCGTTCGCGCAGTATTACCGGCTGGCCGCAGCCGACGCCGTCGGCATAGAAGACAAAAGTCGCGCGATTTCGACAGTGCTGGCGGGCGGCGTAGTGGCCGCCGTCTGCGGACCGCTTCTTGCCGCATGGAGCAAAGACTGGCTGGCGCCGGTCGCGTTCGCGGGTTCTTATGCGCTCGTGACGGTTTTGGGGCTGGTGTCGGTCGCCTTGCTGGCGCTGCTGTATCGCGACGCGGCGCCGGCCGTGAGCACGGCGGCGAGTCATGAAGCGGCGCGGCCGCTCGGCGAAATCGTGCGGCAGCCGATCTTTGCGGCGGCGCTCGCCAACAATGCGCTCGGCTACGCGGTGATGATGTTCGTGATGACCGCCACGCCGATCGCCGCGCTCGCCTGCGGCCACACGATCGGCGACGGCGCGGCGATCATCCAGTGGCATCTGGTCGGCATGTTCGCGCCGTCGCTGTTTTCCGCGCGGCTGATCAAACGCTTTGGCGTGCTGCCGGTGATCGGCGTGGGCATCGCGCTGTCGGCGCTGTGCGGGGTACTCGCCCTGCGCTCGACCGATCTGCCGCATTTCTATGCGGCGCTTGCTTGCCTCGGCGTGGGCTGGAATTTCATGTTCGTCGGCGGCTCGACGCTGCTCGCGCAATCGTACCGGCCGTCGGAGCGGGCCAAGACGCAGGCGGCCAGCGAATTCACGACTTTCGCGTTCTCCGCGCTGGGCTCGCTGTTCGCGGGTCAATTGCTGGCCCGCTTCGGCTGGGCGACGATCAATGCCGCGATATTTCCGCTGCTCGGCGCGGCGGGGCTCGCCACGTTGGGCTACGCGTGGTCGCGCAGGCGGCAGGTGGCGGGGGAGATGTCCTGA
- a CDS encoding site-specific integrase, with product MSDVIEGRAVFRDDMPVWSGRFGDDIWPFVAPDSPLYKGPTTSSFVWRDYIDGRGTTLSHPNSVHKAKYTYCLTKQIVRDLKIAAVIFGNFPNLIKDAKTAKEQLDPKTVKGRIDDLAKFFSSVILKAKEKPELAVASLADIPFSLVKETVASFAGRPEHLKRALKLISDPSVQKNLSEPLQWGLSDITGSSISWRSSEDEGGIPTLSDAQFLYLLDYCKKAIVEFKSAAGLEMHDSDCQALGRSLGSDSSQSRKSAFDSYYGGRRDAVGGNAFRNKHGLAASELHQVIKEGHTSAMLLVLLFTGMRATEVAYLKRNCLKLEHGYWFLVSKEVKQRSKDTPISEGWLAIDIVRDAYDILMFITAKTGNEFLFSSPWLGQSDGKKGYTHGGTLNTLFARWLRTIDSHGLFVDWTFSIHQCRETLVSQLAQQEVGLPFISMQLKHFRSQFSALPNSVTAGYGQYRKQLMTSISNRLADARERALLDVYGEEARFAGGGAVKHKARIDGFFSGMGLFGERREKYIKDMARRGVKLMPTSIGNCGKNLAAPTDSIPPCYGDFQCDPDCPSHLITDRAARALVARKNHAMGEAERETNPAYKKVWWGLVQTLDRHVAKLERETTNV from the coding sequence GTGTCCGACGTCATCGAAGGACGAGCGGTTTTTAGAGATGACATGCCCGTCTGGTCCGGACGGTTTGGCGATGACATCTGGCCCTTCGTCGCCCCTGATTCCCCTCTATATAAAGGACCGACTACCTCTAGCTTTGTATGGCGAGACTACATTGACGGCAGAGGCACCACTCTCAGTCATCCGAACTCTGTTCACAAGGCAAAATATACTTATTGCCTGACCAAGCAGATAGTTCGCGACCTCAAAATTGCAGCGGTCATTTTTGGGAATTTTCCCAATTTGATAAAAGATGCGAAGACCGCCAAGGAGCAACTCGACCCCAAAACGGTGAAAGGACGCATCGACGACCTTGCGAAATTTTTTTCCTCGGTCATCCTGAAAGCGAAAGAGAAGCCCGAACTAGCCGTAGCGAGTCTCGCCGACATTCCTTTCTCGTTGGTGAAGGAAACCGTTGCGTCGTTCGCGGGTCGCCCGGAGCATCTAAAACGGGCGCTCAAGTTGATTTCGGACCCAAGCGTCCAGAAGAATCTTAGCGAGCCCTTGCAGTGGGGGCTCTCCGATATTACGGGAAGCTCGATTTCCTGGAGAAGTTCGGAAGACGAAGGCGGCATCCCCACGCTGTCTGACGCGCAGTTTCTCTATCTCCTTGACTATTGCAAAAAGGCCATTGTCGAGTTCAAGTCCGCAGCCGGCTTAGAAATGCATGACAGCGACTGTCAAGCGTTGGGTCGTTCTCTCGGGTCGGACTCGAGTCAATCGCGGAAGAGTGCGTTTGACAGCTATTATGGAGGTAGACGCGACGCGGTGGGCGGCAACGCCTTTCGCAACAAGCACGGCCTCGCAGCGTCCGAGCTACACCAAGTTATCAAAGAGGGCCATACCTCGGCCATGCTCCTTGTTCTCCTTTTTACGGGGATGCGCGCGACTGAAGTCGCCTACTTGAAGCGCAACTGTCTCAAACTAGAGCATGGTTACTGGTTCTTGGTTTCTAAGGAAGTGAAACAGCGCTCGAAAGATACGCCAATAAGCGAGGGGTGGTTAGCCATAGACATCGTTCGGGACGCGTACGACATCCTAATGTTTATCACGGCGAAAACGGGGAATGAATTCTTGTTTTCGTCGCCGTGGCTAGGGCAGAGTGACGGCAAGAAGGGCTACACCCATGGCGGCACACTCAACACTTTGTTCGCAAGATGGCTGCGAACAATCGATAGCCACGGCCTTTTCGTTGACTGGACGTTTTCTATCCACCAATGCCGCGAGACACTTGTCTCGCAACTGGCGCAACAGGAAGTCGGCCTACCATTCATCAGTATGCAACTGAAGCATTTCAGGAGCCAGTTCAGCGCTTTGCCCAACTCTGTGACGGCCGGGTATGGACAATACCGAAAGCAGTTGATGACGAGCATTTCAAACCGTCTGGCGGACGCCCGGGAAAGAGCTCTGTTGGACGTCTACGGCGAAGAGGCCAGATTTGCTGGTGGTGGCGCTGTGAAGCATAAGGCACGAATTGACGGTTTTTTCTCCGGCATGGGACTTTTCGGAGAACGGCGCGAAAAGTACATCAAGGATATGGCGAGGCGTGGCGTGAAACTGATGCCAACAAGTATTGGAAACTGCGGAAAAAATCTTGCCGCCCCGACAGATAGCATCCCGCCTTGCTACGGCGACTTCCAATGTGACCCGGACTGTCCGAGCCATTTGATTACAGACCGGGCAGCGAGAGCGCTCGTCGCGCGAAAAAATCATGCGATGGGTGAAGCAGAGCGCGAGACCAATCCGGCCTACAAGAAGGTCTGGTGGGGCTTGGTTCAGACCTTGGATAGGCACGTTGCCAAGCTAGAACGGGAGACTACTAATGTCTGA
- a CDS encoding tyrosine-type recombinase/integrase, with protein sequence MTRTGALEAQFVVVRYSDSPMTVLSSGDTFDASIPKSSYPIFSVVDSSGAVVKSMHGWLRSLSAVIGLTVGHDTVVLYGRILSYLCRWMERRQLYPNLTIDEQLPLLSRQDIAAWLDDMKELGAESHFTLHTREACVKNFLEWLTTIEAGRLRDPADSPYGRNNSLRYIVATPNARSPKFVSTEIVIELLNGMHNECERCMFHAQYDMGFRITEVTRLTLGDIPDDTMYNPSLEFIPVCAKRVKGRGGQTPEKITLISRAVLKRIKRYHSTPEYKLAPDWDIHDPSKPAFLTVNQLPWDTRNASKQFKNAIRRVGLTDQMSTHWMRHGTAYSVLRSDMGKDYQDRMLIVQQMLGHAQLTTTEIYTQIPPSMLQALTKAGSAINRLGEAETIREKTFLGHLQHIERRGHRA encoded by the coding sequence ATGACACGTACAGGTGCCCTCGAGGCGCAGTTTGTAGTGGTGCGATACAGCGACTCGCCCATGACTGTGCTTTCCAGTGGCGACACTTTTGATGCGTCGATTCCCAAAAGCAGCTACCCCATATTCAGCGTCGTGGACTCAAGCGGGGCTGTGGTGAAATCCATGCATGGGTGGTTGCGTTCGTTGAGTGCTGTAATTGGACTGACTGTCGGGCACGACACTGTCGTGCTATACGGCCGCATCCTTTCGTATCTTTGTCGCTGGATGGAAAGGCGCCAGTTGTATCCAAACCTCACTATCGACGAACAACTGCCCCTCTTGAGTCGTCAGGACATCGCCGCCTGGCTCGACGACATGAAAGAGCTCGGAGCAGAAAGCCACTTCACGCTGCACACCCGAGAGGCTTGCGTAAAGAATTTTCTCGAATGGTTGACAACAATCGAGGCGGGACGTCTTAGAGACCCGGCGGATTCGCCCTACGGTCGCAACAACAGCCTTCGGTACATCGTCGCCACCCCCAATGCGCGCAGTCCCAAATTTGTCTCTACTGAAATCGTTATTGAGCTTCTGAACGGGATGCACAACGAATGCGAAAGGTGCATGTTTCATGCGCAGTACGACATGGGATTCAGAATCACCGAAGTGACTCGGCTGACTTTAGGCGACATCCCCGACGACACAATGTACAACCCGTCTCTTGAGTTCATCCCGGTCTGCGCGAAGCGCGTTAAGGGGCGCGGCGGTCAAACTCCGGAGAAAATTACTTTAATTTCGCGCGCTGTTCTCAAGCGAATCAAGCGATACCACAGTACTCCAGAGTACAAACTCGCGCCCGACTGGGACATTCACGACCCTAGCAAGCCCGCATTCCTCACCGTCAATCAGTTGCCTTGGGACACAAGAAATGCTTCCAAGCAATTCAAGAATGCCATTCGCAGAGTTGGCCTGACAGACCAGATGTCAACACACTGGATGCGCCACGGTACCGCCTATTCGGTGCTGCGCTCCGATATGGGAAAAGATTACCAAGACAGGATGCTGATTGTTCAGCAGATGCTTGGTCATGCGCAGCTCACCACAACCGAGATATACACGCAGATTCCGCCCTCAATGTTGCAAGCACTGACCAAAGCCGGAAGCGCAATCAATCGTCTGGGAGAGGCCGAGACGATTCGAGAGAAGACATTCTTGGGTCATTTGCAGCATATCGAAAGACGAGGCCATCGTGCTTGA
- a CDS encoding helix-turn-helix transcriptional regulator produces MTATLADEQNHFPGLSRIGALLADPGRAAMLWALMDGSARPAGELTMIAGLSPSAASAHLARLTDGGLLALEVRGRHRYFRIASPDIAASIEALANVAQVSASQRPVPRPVRTVPLDMRYARTCYDHMAGELSVRVFERLVARGLLTLHGTSLEATADGAARFADWGIDMSAQKSRRRRFACTCPDWSERRPHLGGALGAALLDSWSSHGWVERTERPRILRITPAGHRHFDAFLAA; encoded by the coding sequence ATGACCGCCACCCTCGCAGACGAACAGAACCATTTTCCCGGCCTGAGCCGCATCGGCGCGCTGCTCGCCGATCCCGGCCGAGCCGCTATGCTGTGGGCGCTCATGGACGGCAGCGCCCGCCCGGCCGGCGAACTGACCATGATCGCCGGGCTCTCGCCCTCCGCGGCCAGCGCCCATCTCGCGCGTCTGACCGACGGCGGCCTGCTCGCCCTCGAGGTGCGCGGCCGGCATCGCTATTTCCGGATTGCGTCGCCCGACATCGCAGCGTCGATCGAAGCGCTCGCCAACGTCGCGCAGGTCAGCGCGTCGCAACGTCCGGTGCCGCGCCCCGTGCGCACCGTGCCGCTCGACATGCGCTACGCGCGCACCTGCTACGACCATATGGCGGGCGAGCTGTCGGTGCGCGTGTTCGAGCGGCTGGTCGCGCGCGGCCTGCTGACGCTGCACGGCACGTCGCTGGAAGCCACCGCTGACGGCGCCGCCCGCTTCGCCGACTGGGGCATCGACATGTCGGCGCAGAAAAGCCGGCGCCGCCGCTTCGCCTGCACTTGTCCCGACTGGAGCGAACGGCGTCCGCATCTGGGCGGCGCACTCGGCGCGGCACTGCTCGACTCGTGGTCGTCGCATGGGTGGGTCGAACGCACGGAGCGGCCGCGAATCCTGCGCATCACGCCGGCCGGGCATCGGCATTTCGATGCGTTCCTCGCCGCCTGA
- a CDS encoding DUF6600 domain-containing protein gives MRTVTPDHHSNRRVIGYTLIAAATFLFAAQATLAQEVQQAPQAAAASQNTDPPGRVARLNYTAGTVTTEPAGATDWSYAQINRPLTTGDQLWNDQNARSELHIGSTAVRLGQSTSLDLLNLDDNSAQLKVAQGTLSARVRELAPGSSYEIDTPNLALGLNGPGDYRVDVAPDGSSTTVTVRSGSATVYGDNGQVPVAAGQQIRFGGTNLQQVADNGAPGLDGFDQWAASRDAAEDRSVSARYVSRDIPGYQDLDANGTWQSSPQYGEVWVPRGTPAGWAPYHDGHWVWQAPWGWTWVDDAPWGFAPYHYGRWAQVDDTWAWVPGPVAVSEPPVYAPALVAFVGGGGGGVNWGVDLAIGGAVAAGVAWFPLGPGEPWHPHWGDHDHWSPGYYNRVNQTTIVNNYNRNVNVTNIHNTYINYRAPGGVTAMPATAFVHGQPVGRFAQKVDPRQWRNAQINPGGPGIAPVRESFGPGLRNANYRPPAAVMARPVVATRSPAMPAAYHDSLAQRFAQSGGRVSGAGQPIVRTSVPAHMAGGPGALPVQNVRVVQSHIAGRAPGMAAGAPGGPGGGQQVGQRPGEGPRGGMQQAGQQPGEAPHGGMQQAGQRPGEAPRGGTQQAGQRPGMPPQMANQRPEPQESQRPSNGVPRPPQANGGNPGGNPAAWAQQQQRGMPQQAGQQPAINERHEPAWTQPHTPMAQQHGGAQQQAGRPDAAPQPGAQPQGRLPEMAQQQHGAPHPAENPAVQQQQQQQGLHAQPQPQAQMQRQPEQQMRRPAQVEAQQPRQEYHPQPMQQAPRQEPRPEPRQQQVQQQPRPEFHPQPQQQPRQQQAQQQPRPEFHPQPQQPRQESRPQQAQQPHPQAQPQHAEQHSGGGNRDEHHKG, from the coding sequence ATGAGAACAGTCACCCCAGACCACCATTCGAACCGCCGGGTCATCGGCTATACGTTGATCGCAGCCGCCACGTTCCTGTTTGCGGCTCAAGCCACCTTGGCGCAGGAAGTCCAGCAAGCGCCGCAGGCCGCCGCCGCATCGCAAAACACCGATCCGCCCGGCCGCGTCGCGCGCCTGAACTACACGGCAGGCACCGTGACCACGGAACCGGCCGGCGCCACCGACTGGTCCTACGCGCAAATCAACCGCCCGCTCACCACCGGCGACCAGCTGTGGAACGATCAGAACGCCCGCTCGGAGCTGCACATCGGCTCGACCGCGGTGCGCCTCGGCCAGTCCACCAGCCTCGACCTGCTGAATCTCGACGACAACAGTGCTCAGCTCAAAGTCGCTCAGGGCACGCTGTCGGCCCGCGTGCGGGAACTCGCGCCGGGCTCGTCCTATGAAATCGACACGCCGAATCTCGCGCTCGGCCTGAACGGACCTGGCGACTATCGCGTCGACGTCGCGCCGGACGGCAGCAGCACCACCGTCACCGTGCGCAGCGGCAGCGCGACGGTGTACGGCGACAACGGCCAGGTGCCGGTTGCGGCCGGCCAGCAGATCCGCTTTGGCGGCACCAACCTCCAGCAGGTCGCCGACAACGGCGCGCCCGGCCTCGACGGCTTCGATCAATGGGCCGCAAGCCGCGACGCCGCCGAAGATCGCTCGGTCTCGGCGCGCTACGTGTCGCGCGACATTCCCGGCTATCAGGATCTCGACGCCAACGGCACGTGGCAGAGCTCGCCGCAATACGGTGAAGTGTGGGTGCCGCGCGGTACGCCCGCCGGCTGGGCGCCGTATCACGACGGCCATTGGGTATGGCAGGCGCCGTGGGGCTGGACCTGGGTCGACGACGCGCCGTGGGGCTTCGCGCCCTACCACTACGGCCGCTGGGCTCAGGTCGACGACACGTGGGCGTGGGTGCCGGGACCGGTCGCGGTCAGCGAGCCGCCCGTTTACGCACCCGCTCTCGTCGCCTTCGTGGGCGGCGGAGGCGGCGGCGTGAACTGGGGTGTCGATCTGGCGATCGGCGGAGCGGTAGCGGCGGGCGTCGCATGGTTCCCACTCGGCCCGGGCGAGCCGTGGCACCCGCATTGGGGCGATCACGATCACTGGAGCCCCGGTTACTACAACCGCGTCAACCAGACGACGATCGTCAACAACTACAACCGCAACGTGAATGTGACCAACATTCACAACACGTATATCAACTACCGCGCGCCGGGCGGCGTGACCGCGATGCCGGCGACAGCCTTCGTACATGGTCAGCCGGTCGGACGCTTCGCCCAGAAGGTCGATCCGCGGCAATGGCGCAACGCGCAGATCAACCCGGGCGGCCCGGGAATCGCGCCGGTGCGGGAGAGTTTCGGCCCGGGTTTGCGCAATGCGAACTACCGGCCGCCTGCGGCGGTGATGGCGCGCCCGGTGGTAGCGACACGTAGTCCCGCGATGCCGGCGGCTTACCACGACAGCCTCGCTCAGCGGTTCGCACAAAGCGGCGGACGGGTGTCGGGCGCCGGCCAGCCTATCGTGCGGACTTCGGTGCCGGCGCATATGGCGGGCGGTCCGGGCGCGCTGCCGGTGCAGAACGTGCGGGTCGTGCAGTCGCATATCGCGGGACGTGCGCCGGGGATGGCGGCGGGCGCGCCGGGTGGGCCTGGCGGCGGGCAGCAGGTGGGACAGCGGCCGGGTGAAGGGCCGCGTGGCGGCATGCAGCAGGCCGGGCAGCAACCGGGTGAGGCGCCGCATGGCGGCATGCAGCAGGCTGGGCAGCGGCCGGGTGAGGCGCCGCGTGGCGGCACGCAGCAAGCTGGACAGCGGCCAGGCATGCCGCCGCAAATGGCAAACCAGCGCCCGGAGCCTCAAGAGTCGCAACGTCCGTCGAACGGTGTGCCGCGTCCGCCGCAAGCGAACGGCGGCAACCCGGGCGGCAACCCAGCGGCGTGGGCGCAGCAACAGCAGCGCGGCATGCCGCAACAGGCAGGTCAGCAGCCGGCCATCAACGAACGCCACGAGCCGGCCTGGACACAGCCGCACACGCCGATGGCCCAGCAGCACGGCGGTGCGCAACAACAGGCTGGGCGGCCGGATGCCGCTCCACAGCCCGGCGCTCAGCCACAGGGAAGACTGCCGGAGATGGCGCAACAACAGCACGGCGCGCCGCACCCCGCGGAAAACCCGGCCGTGCAGCAGCAACAGCAGCAGCAGGGGCTTCATGCGCAGCCACAGCCGCAGGCGCAGATGCAACGTCAGCCTGAGCAGCAGATGCGGCGTCCAGCGCAAGTTGAGGCGCAACAACCGCGTCAGGAATATCATCCGCAGCCCATGCAGCAGGCTCCGCGCCAAGAGCCACGTCCTGAGCCGCGCCAGCAACAGGTGCAGCAACAGCCGCGGCCGGAGTTTCATCCCCAGCCACAGCAGCAGCCCCGTCAGCAACAGGCGCAGCAACAACCTCGGCCGGAGTTTCATCCGCAGCCGCAGCAGCCGCGCCAGGAATCACGCCCGCAGCAGGCCCAGCAGCCGCATCCTCAGGCACAGCCGCAGCACGCCGAACAGCATTCGGGTGGCGGAAACCGCGACGAGCATCACAAAGGCTGA
- a CDS encoding thymidylate synthase: MKQYLELLRDLLENGAAKGDRTGTGTTSVFGRQIRHDLSKGFPLLTTKKLHFKSIANELIWFLSGDTNVSWLNENGVTIWNEWATEDNELGPVYGKQWTAWPTKDGGTINQIDYVIDTLRKNPNSRRILFHGWNPEFLPDESISPQENAKQGRMALPPCHLLYQFYVAEGKLSSMLYIRSSDSFLGLPYNIASLALLTHMLAQQCDLVPHEIVVSIGDLHAYSNHMQQIHTQLTRDVRELPKLEIKRRPESIYGYRFEDFELVGYNPHPSIAAPIAV; this comes from the coding sequence ATGAAGCAATACCTCGAACTTCTTCGAGACCTGCTGGAAAACGGAGCCGCCAAAGGTGACCGCACGGGAACCGGCACAACATCTGTTTTTGGGCGGCAGATAAGGCACGACCTTTCGAAGGGTTTTCCGCTGCTGACGACAAAGAAATTGCATTTCAAGAGCATCGCCAACGAGCTCATTTGGTTTCTCAGCGGCGACACGAACGTTAGCTGGTTAAACGAGAATGGCGTCACCATCTGGAATGAATGGGCCACCGAAGACAACGAGCTTGGTCCGGTTTATGGCAAGCAGTGGACGGCTTGGCCTACGAAAGATGGTGGCACCATCAACCAGATTGATTACGTAATCGACACGCTTCGGAAGAATCCCAATAGTCGGCGAATTCTGTTTCACGGCTGGAATCCCGAGTTTCTACCGGATGAATCTATCAGCCCGCAGGAAAATGCCAAGCAAGGTCGGATGGCTTTGCCACCATGCCACTTGCTCTACCAGTTTTACGTGGCAGAAGGCAAATTGTCGTCAATGTTGTACATCAGAAGCTCAGATAGCTTTCTTGGACTGCCCTATAACATCGCCTCACTTGCCCTTCTCACCCACATGCTCGCCCAGCAATGCGACCTAGTGCCTCACGAGATTGTGGTCAGTATCGGCGACCTGCATGCCTATTCCAACCATATGCAGCAGATTCACACACAGTTGACTCGCGACGTCCGGGAGTTGCCGAAGCTTGAAATCAAGCGAAGGCCTGAATCGATTTACGGGTACAGGTTCGAGGATTTTGAATTGGTCGGCTACAACCCTCACCCGTCAATTGCCGCTCCCATCGCAGTCTGA
- a CDS encoding thymidylate synthase, whose amino-acid sequence MAFTVWFQKHIYENQLDMLQQQLTREPYESPAFAISDRVPEYAKTGVYEPEWLEKIEPSDFSLVGYRHHEPLTAPMAV is encoded by the coding sequence ATGGCCTTTACTGTTTGGTTCCAAAAACACATTTACGAGAATCAGCTCGACATGTTGCAGCAGCAACTCACGCGCGAGCCGTACGAAAGCCCGGCTTTCGCGATTTCGGATCGCGTGCCGGAGTACGCAAAAACCGGCGTGTACGAGCCGGAATGGCTCGAAAAGATCGAGCCGTCGGATTTCTCGCTGGTTGGCTACCGGCATCACGAGCCGCTCACTGCGCCAATGGCCGTTTGA